In the Oncorhynchus clarkii lewisi isolate Uvic-CL-2024 unplaced genomic scaffold, UVic_Ocla_1.0 unplaced_contig_2103_pilon_pilon, whole genome shotgun sequence genome, one interval contains:
- the LOC139402881 gene encoding keratin-associated protein 4-1-like has product MARKPVTSTAEHCGFVGDWETCPLRLDQLEQQQGLRASDGSWLLLPRPLCLSACCQPLCLSACCQPLCLSACCQPLCLSACCQPLCLSACCQPLCLSACCQPLCLSACCQPLCLSACCQPLCLSACCQPLCLSACCQPLCLSACCQPLCLSACCQPLCLSACCQPLCLSACCQPLCLSACCQPLCLSACCQPLCLSACCQPLCLSACCQPLCLSACCQPLCLSACC; this is encoded by the exons atggctagaaagccggtgacgtcgaccgctgaacactgtg GCTTTGTGGGTGACTGGGAAACGTGTCCCCTTCGGCTGGACCAGCTGGAGCAGCAACAGGGCCTCCGAGCCTCAGACGGCAGCTGGCTGCTTCTTCcaagacca ctctgtctatctgcctgttgtcagcctctctgtctatctgcctgttgtcagcctctctgtctatctgcctgttgtcagcctctctgcctatctgcctgttgtcagcctctctgcctatctgcctgttgtcagcctctctgcctatctgcctgttgtcagcctctctgcctatctgcctgttgtcagcctctctgcctatctgcctgttgtcagcctctctgcctatctgcctgttgtcagcctctctgcctatctgcctgttgtcagcctctctgcctatctgcctgttgtcagcctctctgcctatctgcatgttgtcagcctctctgcctatctgcatgttgtcagcctctctgtctatctgcatgttgtcagcctctctgtctatctgcatgttgtcagcctctctgtctatctgcatgttgtcagcctctctgtctatctgcatgttgtcagcctctctgtctatctgcatgttgtcagcctctctgtctatctgcatgttgtcagcctctctgtctatctgcatgttgt